TCGCCAATCACGGCCAGCCAAATGGCATAATCTCTAATCAAGCTTAAGGCAGCGTAAACATGTAGCATGGGAACTTTATAACTTCTTAACTTCCTATGCAACTAGGCAAAGAAAATTAACCGGCAGAATATAGCACAGGCATAGATCAAGGGTTCCATCAATCAAAACAAGGAATGGCCTTCAGCATGTTAAAGGTGGTGTACACGGGATAATTAGGTCCCCCATCCGCTAAAATCATGATAAcggttttattttatcaattatgtCACTGCCTTAATCAAGCAAGCTTGATCACTGGGCACAAAATATATGAGGAGAATTGAAGACATACAAAAAAGGATATCTAGCTTCAAATTTGTGGATGTTAGAACATTTCATTGGTAAAGTATATGTAGATAAAAGGAACCTGTCAGCATTGTACGAAGATGATCGTTTTAGAGTTGTAAGCCCGTCCCCTTGCAGCATTTTAGTCTCAATCAAGCTACCACTGAAGTATTCCTTGTCTTCCAACCTCAAACCCATCATCCTATGATTCTCAGACAGGCAGTTGAGTTCTCCCAACATCACTGTAGTAGAGAATAATGGGGAGGGAAATTTGGAGTGAGAAAACCTTGGTTTGTAGGATGGAATGAGTCCAAAACTGTGATCCTTTACTGATATTGATCCACACGAGATGAGCTGCATTAACACATTTGTAGCCTTGAGTCTTGCATTGGTTGGCATCcgaatttcttcttcttcaacaatCCTAAAACTGTTGACTTTACTAGCATCGGCTCGGATAAGAGACTCTAAAGTTTCAGTCTTCTCTCCTGAAGAGGAAGCACTAGAGGACAATGGGGGTGGAGAAACCGACTCCGGAGGGGCAttatagtttttcttttgatttgaaGCATCATTGTCCGGATCTAGGGACCCATCATCTGTTGAAACTCCCCTTGTACAAGTTTCTCGAGTTTTAGGTCTGCTAATATTTTCCTCAGTCTGAGTGGATGCATCAGACAAGCCATCAGTCTTGTACACCTTGTATTCTGTCAAGCTGAGACAACCACCCCATGAACTCTTTCCACCTCCAGAATCAGGAGACATGCCTGATGAACCAGGTCGAAGGACAGTCAACGAAAGGTCATCGACTTgagaatttttcatttcttttccattcatgcttgaagatgatgaagaatcATCCTGACTCTGGGAAGATGCTGGATCAGGTAATTGCTTCAGTGGCTGAATACTCACATTGCCGATGGAACTGAAAGGGTCTGTGAGAACATATCcaactttcaaattccttttcaTTACTTGTTTGCCACGAGAAGCAGACCGAAATGATCACCGTATAGTTCTTTCCCAGTTAAGTTTTTCAAGTTACGTCAAATGTGCATTTAAACCGCCTATTAAGAGTTCAAAACTTCATATggcattgttttttttttttttttactaaccTTTACTAGAAGTGAGCTCTTCAAACAGCTCGGAGCCTTTGAGAACATACTCATTTCCATGGGCCGGAAGAATTAGGTCATCTTCGCAGAGATCATGCCAAACAAATCCATTCTTGTAGCTTCTGCATAATTCGGCCAACAGAATACATTGTTTGAATAATTCTACGTTACAACATTATAGAAACTTCAAAATCTGAGAGTTTTCTGATTATTACTCACCAACATTTATCAGCATCCAAAGAGATGCGAATGAAAAACATAAAGATTGTAAATAATTTACCTCTTACAAGACCAAGAGTACAGGGTAGCCATGCCTCTTCCTCTGAGAACGTTAAGCCTGTTAATCACATCTGggaaaaaaaaccattttaaaGTATATCAATTCGTTGGGAGAGGAGAGGGAGGGGGTTATACCTCTCAAGAACAGTCCCTCGGGGGATGACAGTGGAACTTCCATGAAATGAGGATGCTCGAGCTGCCTGTTTCTGCATAGATAGTAAATCACAGGCACCTTCCGAGTCTGTTGGTATTTGGGCGATTTCTCAGTCCACACCTTAGCTCTCTCGGGACTCAGTTGGTTGTATTTCTTCATTCTCGTCTCCATGGCACCTCAATATTCATCAACCCCTCGTCAAAGCGGCTACCAATCGATCAGATTCTGGGATTTCAGCTTCCTTAGGAATAGTGTCGCAGAAACCCTGTAAGAAACAAGTCAGCCTCAGATGCGTGAAGAAGAGGGCTTCCTTTATGAATACAAATGGCAGGACAAATTGGAAAAAGTAAATGCCAGATCTGAGAACAGAGGAAGAACAAACTCCAACTATAGTGCAGCCAGAGTGAAAAATGACCAATCATAAgggagaaaattaagaaacattGGTGTTAAAAGAACAGGAACGGAGCTAGAttgacgaagaagaagaagaaagaaagctcGCCCGCGTTTATTGCTCAATGGTACAGAGACAGCACGTTAATAGAAGCATTGGAAAGTTGGGATCATATCAGACGTCGACTTTacagatagagagagagacgtAGTGACATGGGTCTGAGAGGGACACGACGGAAACCAAACCAGAAGCTCTTACCCCTCCTCATTTTCTGGAATCTTCcctttttgcttcttttcttacgttccctttctcttttttggcTGATTCTGCGGAACGCCATGAGGGAGCTACCTAAGCTTGCCTAGTTGCCTCTTCTTAATCATAATATCGCTTcggggggaaaaaaaaaaacaaaatctactCATTGTTCTGTACAAGTGCCACTCCACCACCGTCAAAACTATTACAGGAGTTGACTGTTAAGAGTGAAGAAATTGAACTCCGTGACCAAAAGTacacttttgaaagttaacTGTTCTGTTTGTACCTATGGATCCCAAACGAAAATGATGAGTTTTTCTATGCAAGTTACAAAAAATGATCATATGGGTATGGATGTACGGGTGAAACACCCCAAATTCTTCAATCTGAAGGCTTGCATTACCAAATCAATGATTTAAAAACTATACAGAACCCACTTGGCTGAAAAATCACAGAACAAATTATCATGAAATACGTTGGGGCATTTTTACAAACAGGTAGAGTGCATCACCTtactcgaaaggaaaaaagaacagGACGAACAACGAACCCAGATGGAGAAGCGCAAGTCGAGTCACTGAATGATTCTATAAGCAAAGCTTACCCAACACAACAGCTGGACATAATGGAATAATTGTCAGGAAAAAGAGGCACGCCGACGAAAAAACATGGCGGATACGACAGGGAGCAAGATCGCCTTGAATTTGGTTGCTCCCTTTCCTCCAAGGAACCAACCTTCTCCTAGATTGGCCTCATTAAATACTGCACACTATCGTGGGTCATCCCATTTTGCTGTCTCTTGAAAGCTTCATTGCCGCTTGGTCCGGAAAATTTCAATCCAATTCCCTGCCGAAATGGTCTGGAAATTCTCTGTTCCCCGCCATCCATTGATCCACCAAAGAATGACTAAAAAAACCCACTGATTGATTCCATGGAAAAtcttgaaattgaattttaaactaaaaaatttgttttggattatatgatatttatataaaattattcaatttactCGAAAGCATGCGCTTGTCCAGCTTCAAACATTTATGAGCCGAAAAGACAAGCCACGTGGCCCATAGTGCTCTTAAATTACATTTAACCCCCTGCTCTtctcatatttatattataataataattcattaatCTAAtcatctttcttcatttttcctcGTTTCTGGACCGTTGATTAGAATGATGGATGCTTATGATGTGAGCTCAAGATTAAACTATGTTTTTACCGTAACACTTACTACGGTAaactattaatattataattcaaCCAGAATAAAATTCACAGCCGAATGGTGGTTTATTTATGggattaagaataaaattttatttatataaatttaaatattaaatatttacaagtCACAACACATTAATAAtatcaattataaatattaaatatttttagtattttaaaagtatggagctgtaattttattttgaattgtcAGACAAAAATATGTCAACTCACCACCCGaacaaaatttttagtttttttttttataatcaacTTTAACCCCAaatcgatatatatatatatatatatataatatattggttttatttaaaaaaaatcatttatactTAAATAcagatatttatatttaataaaacaattgagaaaagaaaaaaaacaaaacaataggTCGTGGAAGGGATACCTGCACGTTAATCAGGGTCCAGAATTTTGTAGGACAGTTGACTATGCCCTTTAAATAACGGACAGTGTCTAATGAACCagtttttgtttgaatatATAGCTTTATGCTGCTGTACCATACTCTTCTAGCCTTTaattagcatttttttttctcttttaaaaaattatttatttcttcgTAAATCCAAggcaaatttataaatttaaaaaaaaaaaattatgctttttcaataaaaataaaatccctCCCTCCAATAATTATAGTTTCATAATCCAGGAATAATCTCTCAATTGATATGATGCCTTTTAGACTGAGACGTATTCATgaaaatgttattaattttaattttttaattttattaatttaaatcttaattcttttattttttatatttattccaattttactaaattcaatttttattttaatttttaaaaactaaatcgttttattattcaattggTAGCAAAACGCTgttaaaaaagatattatatataaaaaaagaatgtttcttgTCACATTAAtcattatatgtatatatattttttattatttgtgtttCTGCTCTCGACAGTTGGGCGCTACGGTTAATAATAGAGGCATCTTGTCCGGTCCCTTCACTGCTTTTTGGGAcagttttatttaaattatttattttaattattcatttgaCAGCTTGGAGCctttactctttttttctattatttattttgttttttttttgttttttattaccATATCtcgttataaatttttaagattcttttttattaattttgtgcTAATTATATATCgattatctaaaattattaatttttcaaagcTATTTTAATCGCAAAATTGGTCATTCATTGGGCTTCATATGTTGTTGGGTGTCTAAGCGAAATTAATTTCAGCCCAATTTCCTGAAATTAAGTTCGGCCCATTTACGTTATTTGATGGGCCAATCCGGCCCATTTATGGTATTGGATGGGCCAAATCCGGCCCATCATCTCCCATCAGAGTATAGATAAGGCCGGAATAAGCGAGTTGTTCAGACTCCGACACAGTTGGAAGAGATCAAAATTGAACCTGAAATGGGTAATTAATCattcaaagaaaatcaaacTCGCGGCGTTGATCGGAGTTAACAATTACAGTCCGATCATaacccaaaacccaaaacccTTCCCGCCATTTCTCAGTTCTTCGCTTCCGGCAGCTTTGTTCTGTTTTCTCTGCATTTACTCTCTCTGAAATCGTTTATACTCGTTTTAGTATCTACAATTGATGCTTCCTCTGCGTTCATGCTACTGTTTACGCCCCATTACATTGGTTCATCCTCAATTCAAGAAACTCATCTTCTCCAACAAACCTCCCTCTGTCAAACccatttttaagaattttgttTCAGCAATGTCTTCTCGTCCTTCTGCTTTCGATGCTCTCATGTCCGGTGCTCGGGCCGCTGCCAAGAAGAAGCCTGTAAATTCTTCTCCCAAGAAGCGTAAAGCCCTAGATTCTTTAGACCCTCCTCCGAAATCTAACTCTTCCCTGGCTTTGGAGTCAACGCCGCCTGTTGAATCGCAGTGCGGTAGTTCAACCTCAACTTTGGATAATCATGGATATCCTAATCTGGTTAAGTCCGAGGAAGCTGTAGATTTGGGGGAAACCAAGTTGCGTCAGGATGATGGTGGGAATTTTGGAGGCAAGATTGGGCCGGTTGCGAATAAGAAGTGCGCGTCTAGTGTTCAAGAAAGAACTGCGAAATTGAAGAGCTCTATCCCAGAGTTGAAAAAGAAGGCCAAGGATTTCAACTCGAAAACATTTGCATGTTGGAATGAGGGCGAACGGgttccatttttgtttctgtgtTTGGGGTTTGATATGATTTCGGAGGAGTCTAGTAGGATTACTATCACCGATATCGTCTGCAACATGTTGAGGACCGTCATGGATACTACACCCGACGACTTGGTAGCCACTGTGTATCTTTTGGCGAATAAGATTGCTCCCGCGCACGAAGGGCTCGAGTTGGGTATTGGGGATGCTTCTATTATCAAAGCTCTTTCTGAGGCATTTGGGAGGACAGAGGCACAGGTTAAAAAACAGTACAAGGTAAGGTGCCTTTTGAACTCATCCTTTAAATTGTGACAACAATCTGTTTTTTCATAGTCTtggtttaattttcattttaatgtgCTTCACAGAGTTTGTAATTGCAAAATAATGGATGATAAAGgccccttttttttctttcattagtACTAAAATGTTTTCAGGATGTGGGCTGCACAAGGGTATTATCAagaatttcacaattaattgaTACCCGGTGTATTAGGAATTTGTCGCTGGGTTCTATTTGAGCAACGAACATACTATAATTAATGTCTCAGTTGTTTGCTTCCCTTGTTTATTTGACAGGAATTGGGAGATTTAGGTCTTGTTGCCAAAGCGAGCCGTTCGTCACAATCCATGATGCGAAAGCCTGATGCTTTAACTATTACCAAAGTATTTGACTCATTTCGGCTGATCGCTAAGGTGTGTTAGGCTCGTGCTTTCAGTTGCTTACTGCATAACCAGTAAACTAGGTTGTGGTTAGTTTGAGTGTGAACTATCAAGGAGTGGAGTTACTACAAAATTTCTAATACTATGGCGTTCTTTTGATTATATAAACGTGGGGCCTGGGATTTCGTCTATGGTGCGCTGTACAATTTGTGGTGATAAAGTCATATTTATGTTGAAGATTTCCTTTTCAACGTTTTTGAATTATTCTAGGAATCTGGCAAGGATAGtcaggagaagaaaaagaaccatATCAAGTCACTGCTTGTTGCTGCCACTGACTGCGAACCTTTGTATCTGATTAGATTGCTGCAGGTTATGTCTCGGGTTTGTTAGAATTAATATTGTATGTTCTTTTCTATATtgtcaattttctttcatacCATGCAGACAAAATTGCGAATTGGACTTGCTGAGCAGACTCTTTTAGCTGCATTAGGGCAAGCAGCTGTATATGCTGAAAAACATTCAACACCCCCAGCGAACGTTCAATCTCCTCTAGAAGAGGTGACTACATGTACTCGGTGTTTGTGGGAACAAATCCTTTTGTCTCATCAATATCTCTATGGATAatgttatgattttatttatcagACTCTAAGCTATTATAATTAAGTATCACATTTTCAACTTCGTCTACACAGCTTGGTTTTACTGGTTTACATTCATAGCGCCATTTTCAGAGCTCTTAGATGTTCTTCTGAATTGGAATGTTTTAACGTTATGTTTGCATCAGGGTGCTAAGATTGTAAAGCAGGTGTATTCTGTGCTCCCTGTTTATGATAAACTTGTCCCTGCGCTTCTTAATGGTGGTGTGTGGAACCTTTCAAAAACATGCAACTTTACACCGGGAATTCCAATTGGACCTATGTTGGCAAAACCAACAAAGGGAGTCTCCGAGATCTTAAATAAATTCCAGGGTTTGGAATTTACTTGTGAATACAAATATGATGGGGAACGTGCCCAGGTGATTGAACGAACAACTTGATAAATGTGGTTTCTGCTGCTATTTACACATTTCATGTGGCATGGCTTCACTCTCTTTATGCAGATTCATTACATGGAAGATGGTTCAGTTGAGATCTACAGTCGAAATGCTGAACGGAACACTGGAAAGTTCCCTGATGTTGTTCTCACGGTATCAAGGTAGAGTGGCTTGGCAGTGTTCACTTCAATGTCTGACTCTAGTTTAGGACCAATGCATAACACGATTTAGACTTATTATATTTCCTTTGAAATGCTGAATGAAACTCTGTAAAGTTCCCTGGTTGTTGctatttcacttttttttttcagtgtgatttttccatttcatccttcattgtattgtttttcattgatttttattcAGTTGCAGCATGTTGGATCTGTTGAAATACTTTGTTCTCGACCCTCCTGCCACCTATTTCTgcattcattatt
The Cucurbita pepo subsp. pepo cultivar mu-cu-16 chromosome LG16, ASM280686v2, whole genome shotgun sequence genome window above contains:
- the LOC111777687 gene encoding protein UPSTREAM OF FLC-like codes for the protein METRMKKYNQLSPERAKVWTEKSPKYQQTRKVPVIYYLCRNRQLEHPHFMEVPLSSPEGLFLRDVINRLNVLRGRGMATLYSWSCKRSYKNGFVWHDLCEDDLILPAHGNEYVLKGSELFEELTSSKDPFSSIGNVSIQPLKQLPDPASSQSQDDSSSSSSMNGKEMKNSQVDDLSLTVLRPGSSGMSPDSGGGKSSWGGCLSLTEYKVYKTDGLSDASTQTEENISRPKTRETCTRGVSTDDGSLDPDNDASNQKKNYNAPPESVSPPPLSSSASSSGEKTETLESLIRADASKVNSFRIVEEEEIRMPTNARLKATNVLMQLISCGSISVKDHSFGLIPSYKPRFSHSKFPSPLFSTTVMLGELNCLSENHRMMGLRLEDKEYFSGSLIETKMLQGDGLTTLKRSSSYNADRTCKQLSSTEDKDGSTSGRSKCIPRAIKASLSKQPRNEPMKSPTSDRPRNSNGVDSSQTTSPTASIDSSKRITEPCSTRKQSKRLDSFREEEEDVIKIEERLASGARVIIWSKSTCNSTDVSST
- the LOC111777258 gene encoding DNA ligase 1, which codes for MLPLRSCYCLRPITLVHPQFKKLIFSNKPPSVKPIFKNFVSAMSSRPSAFDALMSGARAAAKKKPVNSSPKKRKALDSLDPPPKSNSSLALESTPPVESQCGSSTSTLDNHGYPNLVKSEEAVDLGETKLRQDDGGNFGGKIGPVANKKCASSVQERTAKLKSSIPELKKKAKDFNSKTFACWNEGERVPFLFLCLGFDMISEESSRITITDIVCNMLRTVMDTTPDDLVATVYLLANKIAPAHEGLELGIGDASIIKALSEAFGRTEAQVKKQYKELGDLGLVAKASRSSQSMMRKPDALTITKVFDSFRLIAKESGKDSQEKKKNHIKSLLVAATDCEPLYLIRLLQTKLRIGLAEQTLLAALGQAAVYAEKHSTPPANVQSPLEEGAKIVKQVYSVLPVYDKLVPALLNGGVWNLSKTCNFTPGIPIGPMLAKPTKGVSEILNKFQGLEFTCEYKYDGERAQIHYMEDGSVEIYSRNAERNTGKFPDVVLTVSRIKKPSVRSFILDCELVAYDRGKQKILPFQILSTRARKNVAVSDIKVEVCVFAFDLLYLDGQPLIQKELSVRREHLYDSFIEEAGYFQFATAITTSDLEEIQKFLDASVDQSCEGLIIKTLNRDATYEPSKRSLNWLKLKKDYIDNIGDSLDLVPIAAFHGRGKRTGVYGAFLLACYDNDNEEFQSICKIGTGFSEAMLEERSASLRSKVIPEPKSYYRYGDTINPDVWFEPTEVWEVKAADLTISPVHRAGVGIVDSNKGISLRFPRLVRVRKDKTPEEATLSEQVADMYNAQKLNHQNNQDDNDED